A genomic region of Kribbella sp. NBC_00382 contains the following coding sequences:
- a CDS encoding ROK family protein — MTDRGTMGDEAVTVLGIDIGGTKIAAALVSADGEILTKDRIATPPGDADQVFAALGELITRVKGDTEPAAVGIGSAGPLDQKHGLVSPVNIVGWRNFPLVDRVRALVGDVPVTLGVDGHCFALGEFWTGAGRDVGSLLGIVVSTGVGAGIVVDGRPLLGQSGNAAHLGHVVVDLDGEACACGSYGCVETYASGPRMVARAKRRGWRSTEDVDAAVLSADAAAGDEIALAVFDDGAQALAAGIVATAVTVDLTTVVIGGGVAKAGPVLFDPVQRWVKRLAQLPFVTDLTVEPAQLDNAGLIGAARLGWDLLPAATPSGIALR, encoded by the coding sequence GTGACTGACAGGGGGACCATGGGCGACGAAGCAGTGACGGTGCTCGGCATCGACATCGGCGGCACCAAGATCGCCGCCGCGCTGGTCTCGGCCGACGGCGAGATCCTCACCAAGGACCGGATCGCGACCCCGCCCGGCGACGCCGACCAGGTGTTCGCCGCGCTCGGCGAGTTGATCACCCGCGTGAAGGGCGACACCGAGCCGGCCGCGGTCGGCATCGGTTCGGCCGGGCCGCTGGACCAGAAGCACGGTCTGGTCTCGCCGGTGAACATCGTCGGCTGGCGGAACTTCCCCCTGGTCGACCGGGTCCGCGCGCTCGTCGGCGACGTACCGGTGACGCTGGGCGTGGACGGGCACTGCTTCGCGCTCGGGGAGTTCTGGACCGGCGCCGGGCGCGATGTCGGCAGCCTGCTCGGGATCGTCGTCTCGACCGGCGTGGGGGCCGGCATCGTGGTCGACGGACGGCCGCTGCTCGGTCAGTCCGGTAATGCGGCGCACCTCGGGCACGTCGTGGTCGACCTCGACGGCGAGGCGTGCGCGTGCGGGTCGTACGGTTGCGTCGAGACGTACGCGAGCGGCCCGAGAATGGTTGCCCGGGCCAAGCGTCGCGGCTGGCGCAGTACCGAGGACGTGGACGCGGCGGTACTGTCCGCGGACGCCGCCGCCGGGGACGAGATCGCCCTGGCGGTGTTCGACGACGGAGCGCAGGCGCTCGCGGCGGGCATCGTTGCCACCGCTGTGACCGTTGACCTGACGACCGTCGTGATCGGCGGCGGGGTGGCCAAGGCGGGACCGGTGTTGTTCGACCCGGTCCAGCGCTGGGTGAAGCGCCTGGCGCAGCTCCCTTTCGTCACCGACCTGACCGTCGAGCCGGCCCAGCTCGACAACGCCGGCCTGATCGGCGCCGCCCGGCTCGGCTGGGATCTGTTGCCCGCGGCCACCCCATCGGGGATCGCGCTGAGGTAG
- the nagZ gene encoding beta-N-acetylhexosaminidase — protein sequence MSDQLDRDAAGALVVGFNGTTAPDELRRAVAAGLGAVILFTRNVESAEQVAALTASLRAERPDLVIAIDHEGGEFSHLAPANPWPLSSPRSLGELDDVDLTRSAARDAAATLASLGIDLMLAPSVDVNSNPANPIISTRSFGTTADVVSRHGVAFVQGVHDAGIAACPKHFPGHGDVTVDSHLALPRVDRSIEQVNAVELAPFKATIEAGADVIMSAHIIFSAYDDQPATLSRRILHGLLREELGFTGVITTDALEMQAITATQSIEDATVASIRAGADLAMIAIGEADSRALTARLVQAVNEGTLDAARLADAAGRVRALAATLAARPRLPGLDGAPTREVAARTVTRQDFPGLGGSPYVVDLTQGLHPAWNPYFSGLPEVFAKVAPGSAGVVLRGADPAALSEAQNAAIGRPLVVAVQDAVRTPWMRAALQELLESHEGDVFVLCTGIPEDRALVPAAVPTAVTYGRNLVVLEAAAQLLTRVP from the coding sequence ATGAGTGACCAACTGGACCGCGACGCCGCCGGCGCCCTCGTCGTCGGCTTCAACGGAACCACCGCCCCCGACGAGCTCCGCCGCGCAGTCGCCGCCGGACTCGGTGCCGTCATCCTGTTCACCCGCAACGTCGAGAGCGCCGAGCAGGTCGCGGCGCTGACCGCCTCGCTGCGCGCCGAGCGGCCGGACCTGGTGATCGCGATCGACCACGAGGGCGGCGAGTTCAGCCACCTCGCGCCCGCCAACCCCTGGCCGCTGTCCTCGCCGCGCTCACTCGGCGAGCTCGACGACGTGGACCTGACCCGTTCGGCTGCTCGCGACGCGGCGGCCACCCTCGCCTCGCTCGGCATCGACCTGATGCTCGCGCCCTCGGTCGACGTGAACAGCAACCCGGCCAACCCGATCATCTCGACCCGCTCGTTCGGTACGACGGCCGACGTCGTCTCCCGGCACGGTGTCGCCTTCGTCCAGGGTGTGCACGACGCCGGCATCGCCGCCTGCCCGAAGCATTTCCCCGGCCACGGCGACGTCACCGTCGACTCCCACCTCGCGCTGCCCCGGGTGGACCGCTCGATCGAGCAGGTGAACGCGGTCGAGCTCGCGCCCTTCAAGGCGACCATCGAGGCCGGCGCGGACGTCATCATGAGCGCGCACATCATCTTCTCGGCGTACGACGACCAGCCGGCCACCCTGTCGCGGCGGATCCTGCACGGGTTGCTGCGCGAGGAGCTCGGGTTCACCGGCGTCATCACCACCGACGCGCTCGAGATGCAGGCGATCACCGCGACCCAGTCGATCGAGGACGCCACGGTCGCCTCGATCCGGGCCGGCGCCGACCTGGCGATGATCGCGATCGGCGAGGCGGATTCGCGGGCGCTGACCGCTCGGCTCGTACAGGCGGTCAACGAGGGGACGCTTGACGCTGCTCGTCTGGCGGACGCTGCTGGGCGGGTACGCGCCTTGGCCGCGACGCTCGCGGCTCGACCTCGCCTGCCAGGGCTGGATGGAGCGCCGACCCGCGAGGTGGCTGCACGCACGGTTACGCGGCAAGACTTCCCGGGGCTCGGCGGTTCGCCGTACGTGGTGGATCTGACGCAGGGGCTCCACCCGGCCTGGAACCCGTACTTCAGCGGTCTGCCTGAGGTGTTCGCGAAGGTCGCGCCGGGCTCGGCAGGCGTAGTACTGCGCGGCGCGGATCCCGCTGCGCTGTCGGAGGCCCAGAATGCGGCTATCGGCCGGCCGCTGGTGGTCGCAGTACAGGACGCCGTCCGTACGCCGTGGATGCGCGCGGCTCTGCAGGAGTTGCTGGAGAGCCACGAGGGCGATGTCTTCGTACTGTGCACCGGCATCCCCGAGGACCGGGCGCTCGTACCGGCGGCCGTCCCCACGGCCGTCACCTACGGCCGCAACCTCGTCGTCCTGGAAGCGGCCGCCCAGCTCCTCACCCGGGTTCCTTAA
- a CDS encoding GNAT family N-acetyltransferase gives MNALDLSKITLRPLQQGDWPRIHEWASLEESVRYQPWGPNTEAETEAFVAAAIASAQVEPRTRYAWGATHPVTGVLGIGELNIRQAVWKRGEISYAVHPDHWGQGVASEIARILLHFGFEDRQLERIEATCDPRNSASAAVLKRIGMTYEGVLRRTVLIRTGWRDSKMHSMIRPEWTPPPPTLEPRWTLA, from the coding sequence GTGAACGCTCTCGACCTGTCGAAGATCACGCTCCGGCCCCTCCAGCAGGGCGACTGGCCACGGATTCACGAGTGGGCCTCGCTGGAGGAGTCGGTCCGGTACCAGCCGTGGGGTCCGAACACGGAGGCGGAGACGGAGGCCTTCGTCGCGGCCGCGATCGCGTCCGCCCAGGTGGAACCGCGTACCCGATACGCCTGGGGCGCCACCCATCCGGTGACGGGTGTGCTCGGCATCGGCGAGCTGAACATCCGCCAGGCCGTCTGGAAACGCGGCGAGATCAGCTACGCCGTCCATCCCGACCACTGGGGCCAGGGCGTCGCCAGCGAGATCGCCCGCATCCTCCTGCACTTCGGTTTCGAGGACCGCCAGCTGGAACGCATCGAAGCCACCTGCGACCCCCGCAACTCTGCCTCAGCCGCGGTGCTGAAGCGCATAGGCATGACCTACGAGGGCGTCCTCCGCCGCACAGTCCTCATCCGCACGGGTTGGCGAGACTCCAAAATGCACAGCATGATCCGCCCCGAGTGGACCCCGCCACCGCCCACCCTGGAGCCCCGCTGGACTCTGGCCTAG
- a CDS encoding ROK family protein, with protein sequence MANTAAATPPLLRRVNAGKLLGVLSTAGVMTGTGLIEATGLTRATVHAVCNDLIAMGWVVELDPGHDAPGTPVGRPSRRFEFNSQAGYVLGIDVGASKTTVLLSDLRGETVAKTGRSFQAVKTPAEQTQVVNEAILQVLSEARVTDAEVLAAGVGVAAPVDREGNILVDDEFWRRFDAGLTTRLTELHGWPVLLENDANLAALGEHWRGEARDVDDLVVLLAGERFGSGLMDSGRLLHGSRGGAGEMVYLKLVEGVGDTAGIARTARELGTKAVADRAVETSLRGSAPVTAELVFAAAADGDKVALSILQHVAGRTARVVATLAILFNPELVVIGGAVATAAKALLPEIEKQLATFTTTPPQVAVSSLGDTIVSVGAVRHALNYVEQHALDLQLNCRG encoded by the coding sequence ATGGCGAATACCGCCGCGGCCACGCCGCCGCTGCTGCGCAGGGTCAATGCCGGCAAGTTACTCGGCGTACTGTCCACAGCGGGCGTGATGACAGGTACCGGCCTGATCGAGGCCACCGGCCTGACCCGCGCCACCGTGCACGCGGTCTGCAACGACCTGATCGCGATGGGCTGGGTGGTCGAGCTCGACCCCGGTCACGACGCTCCCGGTACGCCGGTGGGCCGGCCCTCGCGCCGATTCGAGTTCAACAGCCAGGCCGGGTACGTGCTCGGTATCGACGTCGGCGCATCCAAGACCACGGTGCTGCTCTCCGACCTGCGGGGTGAGACCGTCGCCAAGACCGGTCGCTCGTTCCAGGCCGTGAAAACACCGGCCGAGCAGACCCAGGTCGTCAACGAGGCGATCCTGCAGGTGCTCAGCGAGGCCCGGGTGACCGACGCCGAGGTGCTCGCGGCCGGGGTCGGGGTCGCCGCGCCGGTCGATCGGGAGGGCAACATCCTGGTCGACGACGAGTTCTGGCGACGCTTCGACGCCGGGCTGACGACGCGGCTCACCGAGCTGCACGGCTGGCCGGTGCTGCTGGAGAACGATGCGAACCTGGCCGCGCTCGGCGAGCACTGGCGAGGTGAGGCCCGTGACGTCGACGATCTGGTCGTGCTCCTCGCGGGCGAGCGGTTCGGGTCCGGGCTGATGGACTCCGGGCGATTGCTGCACGGCAGTCGCGGCGGGGCTGGCGAAATGGTCTATCTCAAACTCGTCGAGGGCGTCGGAGATACGGCCGGTATCGCCCGGACGGCTCGCGAGCTAGGTACGAAGGCGGTCGCCGATCGCGCTGTGGAGACAAGCCTGCGGGGCAGCGCCCCAGTCACTGCGGAGTTGGTGTTCGCCGCGGCGGCCGATGGCGACAAGGTTGCCCTGAGCATCCTTCAGCACGTCGCCGGTCGTACCGCGCGGGTGGTTGCGACTTTGGCCATCCTCTTCAACCCCGAGCTGGTGGTTATCGGCGGCGCCGTCGCCACGGCAGCGAAAGCGTTGCTCCCAGAGATCGAGAAGCAACTCGCAACCTTCACCACTACCCCACCGCAGGTCGCAGTCTCGTCACTCGGCGACACGATCGTGTCGGTCGGCGCAGTCCGGCACGCTCTGAACTACGTCGAGCAACACGCGCTGGACCTCCAACTCAACTGCCGGGGCTAG
- a CDS encoding glycoside hydrolase family 13 protein, protein MTSTETQVIRPGDPTDADWWRQAVVYQIYPRSFADSNGDGVGDLPGIISRVPYLTSLGIDAVWLSPFYPSALADGGYDVDDYRDVDPRLGTLSDFDDLVAALHGAGIKLIVDIVPNHTSNLHAWFQEALASGPGSAARDRYIFRDGAGVDGSEPPSDWDSVFGGSAWAQTPDGQWYLHLFAAEQPDLNWDNAEVRDDFLTTLRFWSDRGVDGFRVDVAHALIKDLTEPLPSKSVLPRQSESLGAHPLWDREGVHEIYREWRKVLNSYDPPRSAVAEAFVPAARRARYASADGLGQAFNFDLLQADWDFGRFRQVIEENLALAEENGSSSTWVFSNHDVVRHATRYGLPRDPEGLWQDGKAWLLSNGTEPTVDVEQGLRRARAAVLLMLALPGSAYLYQGEELGLQEVGELPAASLQDPAYFRSKGAEKGRDGCRVPLPWTIGGLSFGFGSGGSHLLQPAWFGSYSVEAQESDPTSTLSLYRKALAVRRGLQTTAGLEWIDGVEWSLHFTRPGGWQSVTNFGAAPIELPEGAVVLSSAPLDGDKLPTDTTAWLI, encoded by the coding sequence TTGACCAGCACCGAGACCCAGGTGATCCGACCCGGTGACCCGACCGATGCCGACTGGTGGCGGCAAGCGGTCGTGTACCAGATCTACCCGCGGAGTTTCGCCGACTCCAACGGCGACGGCGTCGGCGATCTGCCGGGCATCATCAGCCGCGTCCCGTACCTGACCTCGCTCGGCATCGACGCGGTCTGGCTGAGCCCGTTCTACCCGTCCGCGCTCGCCGACGGCGGGTACGACGTGGACGACTACCGCGACGTCGACCCGCGGCTCGGCACGCTGAGCGACTTCGACGACCTCGTCGCTGCGCTGCACGGGGCGGGGATCAAGCTGATCGTCGACATCGTCCCTAACCACACGTCGAACCTGCACGCGTGGTTCCAGGAGGCACTGGCGTCCGGTCCCGGTTCCGCTGCCCGGGATCGGTACATCTTCCGCGACGGCGCGGGTGTGGACGGGTCCGAGCCGCCTTCGGACTGGGACTCGGTCTTCGGCGGATCGGCCTGGGCGCAGACGCCGGACGGGCAGTGGTACCTGCATCTGTTCGCGGCCGAGCAGCCCGACCTCAACTGGGACAACGCCGAGGTTCGCGACGACTTCCTCACCACGCTGCGGTTCTGGTCGGACCGTGGGGTGGACGGGTTCCGGGTGGATGTGGCGCATGCGCTGATCAAGGATCTGACCGAGCCGCTGCCGTCGAAGTCTGTTCTGCCTCGGCAGTCGGAGTCGCTTGGCGCGCACCCGTTGTGGGATCGCGAGGGCGTGCACGAGATCTACCGCGAGTGGCGCAAGGTGCTGAACTCCTACGACCCGCCGCGGTCGGCGGTCGCGGAGGCGTTCGTACCGGCTGCGCGGCGGGCACGGTATGCGAGTGCCGACGGGCTCGGGCAGGCGTTCAACTTCGATCTGCTGCAGGCGGACTGGGACTTCGGGCGCTTCCGCCAGGTGATCGAAGAAAACCTCGCCCTGGCCGAGGAGAACGGCTCGTCGTCGACCTGGGTCTTCTCCAACCACGACGTAGTCCGCCACGCCACCCGCTACGGACTGCCTCGCGATCCGGAGGGCTTGTGGCAAGACGGCAAAGCGTGGCTACTGAGTAACGGCACCGAGCCGACCGTCGATGTCGAGCAGGGGTTGAGGCGGGCGAGGGCCGCTGTCCTCCTCATGCTTGCGCTGCCGGGTTCGGCGTACCTGTACCAAGGTGAGGAACTCGGCTTGCAGGAAGTCGGCGAGCTACCGGCCGCCAGCCTGCAGGACCCGGCGTACTTCCGCTCCAAGGGCGCCGAGAAGGGCCGCGATGGCTGCCGGGTCCCACTGCCCTGGACGATCGGCGGCCTCTCCTTCGGCTTCGGCTCCGGCGGCTCCCATCTACTCCAGCCGGCCTGGTTCGGCTCGTACTCGGTAGAAGCCCAAGAGTCCGACCCAACCTCAACCCTCAGCCTCTACCGCAAAGCCCTAGCCGTCCGCCGAGGCCTGCAAACCACCGCCGGCCTCGAATGGATCGACGGCGTCGAATGGTCCCTCCACTTCACCCGCCCCGGCGGCTGGCAATCAGTAACCAACTTCGGCGCCGCCCCCATCGAACTCCCCGAAGGCGCAGTAGTCCTCTCCAGCGCCCCCCTGGACGGCGACAAACTCCCCACCGACACCACCGCCTGGCTCATCTAA
- a CDS encoding DUF222 domain-containing protein: MDDRDVETMSDSELLSDLDVTRAKLGALESRELKILDRLEQNKYAKTLGAHDLPRLLAHRYRLDLADATRRVKLAVDLRKYPAVAAALPTPGNVIPEDGVVLNLAQARAIMSALEQIPKSANVPVEELDAAAAQMVQAARHMKPNELQSMGVQVRNILDTDGPEPREDAARQREEVWVTKAEDGVKFGGYLAGENAEKLQTVLQTGAKPHKTEDGELDPRSRGKRQADALVDALDIALASGDLPARGGVKPHITVTIDLDDLTDAGKQATGDLTYGDGLSASAIRRLACDAGIIPVVLGSDSQPLDVGREKRYVTDGLRNALNQRDRGCVVCHAPPIYCDAHHLISWADGGATSLANLVLLCRVDHTSLHDGHWTITIIDNQVQVTRPTWADPPRPDTGRRLDSSSSTPATAPATTATTPWPQSTGTAAPPATPTPTPTPTSADADPWPSEATAEGSAPADAEPRPPRASAAADPWPAPTATGGPPATPAPTSADADPWPSEATAEGSAPADAEPRPPRASAAADPWPAPTATGGPPATPAPTSADADPWPSEATAERSASPNAEPWPPPAKTAAAPWPARTAAEGSVSADAEPWPSEAAAEGPASADTDRWPPPVSEAADPWPSEATAEGAASVEADSWPPVATTGADSWPVPTAAGADLAVADGSTDTKSATIPAPPTRPAPPARPAAASGPGVAARLNWPYNDDAAWISAEEAAELDPWGDNSVDAGLPAMPGPTSGSTRGRSRVGGAPWSNPEEAAALDTWGDGPVGAVIPPGVPAPADTSGGGLAWVDEDSWATPDEAADVDPWADSA; encoded by the coding sequence ATGGACGATCGTGACGTGGAGACGATGAGCGACAGCGAGCTGCTGTCCGATCTCGATGTCACGCGCGCGAAACTGGGCGCTCTGGAGTCGCGCGAGCTCAAGATCTTGGACCGGTTGGAACAGAACAAGTACGCCAAGACCCTCGGCGCGCACGACCTTCCCCGGCTACTCGCCCACCGGTACCGCCTCGACCTGGCCGACGCCACCCGGCGCGTGAAGCTAGCCGTCGACCTACGCAAGTACCCGGCCGTGGCCGCCGCGCTGCCCACCCCGGGCAACGTGATCCCCGAGGACGGCGTAGTGCTGAACCTGGCCCAGGCACGCGCCATCATGTCGGCCTTGGAGCAGATCCCGAAGTCGGCGAATGTCCCGGTCGAAGAACTCGACGCGGCTGCGGCACAGATGGTGCAGGCGGCGCGCCACATGAAGCCGAACGAGTTGCAGTCGATGGGGGTGCAGGTCCGCAACATCCTCGACACCGACGGCCCCGAACCCCGCGAAGACGCCGCCCGCCAGCGTGAAGAAGTGTGGGTGACGAAAGCCGAGGACGGGGTGAAGTTCGGTGGCTACCTCGCGGGTGAGAACGCCGAGAAACTGCAGACGGTCCTGCAGACCGGCGCCAAACCCCACAAAACCGAAGACGGCGAGCTGGATCCCCGGTCGCGGGGCAAACGCCAGGCCGACGCACTAGTGGATGCCCTCGACATCGCCCTGGCCTCCGGTGACCTGCCCGCTAGGGGTGGTGTCAAGCCGCACATCACCGTCACCATCGACCTGGACGACTTGACCGATGCTGGGAAGCAGGCGACCGGTGACCTGACCTACGGCGATGGCCTGTCCGCGTCGGCGATCCGCCGCCTCGCCTGCGACGCCGGGATCATCCCGGTGGTTCTGGGTTCGGATAGTCAGCCGTTGGATGTTGGCCGGGAGAAGCGGTATGTCACCGACGGCCTGCGTAACGCCCTGAACCAGCGCGACCGGGGCTGCGTCGTCTGCCACGCCCCACCGATCTACTGCGACGCCCACCACCTGATCAGCTGGGCCGACGGCGGTGCCACCAGCCTCGCGAACCTGGTGCTGTTGTGCCGGGTCGACCACACCTCGCTGCACGACGGCCACTGGACCATCACCATCATCGACAACCAGGTCCAGGTCACCCGCCCCACCTGGGCCGACCCACCCCGACCAGACACCGGGCGAAGACTCGACTCGTCCAGCAGTACTCCCGCCACCGCACCCGCGACGACGGCCACTACCCCCTGGCCACAGTCAACCGGCACGGCCGCACCACCTGCCACACCCACACCCACACCCACACCCACGTCGGCAGATGCTGACCCCTGGCCTTCAGAGGCCACCGCCGAGGGATCCGCGCCGGCTGACGCTGAGCCCCGGCCGCCACGAGCGTCGGCGGCCGCTGACCCCTGGCCTGCGCCGACCGCCACGGGTGGACCACCTGCTACACCCGCACCCACGTCGGCAGATGCTGACCCCTGGCCTTCAGAGGCCACCGCCGAGGGATCCGCGCCGGCTGACGCTGAGCCCCGGCCGCCACGAGCGTCGGCGGCCGCTGACCCCTGGCCTGCGCCGACCGCCACGGGTGGACCACCTGCTACACCCGCACCCACGTCGGCAGATGCTGACCCCTGGCCTTCAGAGGCCACCGCCGAGAGATCCGCGTCGCCAAACGCTGAGCCCTGGCCGCCACCCGCGAAGACTGCCGCTGCCCCCTGGCCTGCACGGACTGCCGCCGAGGGATCCGTGTCGGCGGACGCTGAGCCCTGGCCTTCAGAGGCCGCCGCCGAGGGACCCGCGTCGGCGGACACTGATCGCTGGCCGCCACCCGTGTCGGAGGCCGCTGACCCATGGCCCTCAGAGGCCACCGCGGAGGGCGCCGCGTCCGTGGAAGCTGACTCTTGGCCGCCAGTCGCGACGACGGGCGCTGACTCCTGGCCTGTTCCGACCGCTGCGGGCGCAGATCTTGCGGTGGCGGATGGGAGTACCGATACCAAGTCTGCAACCATCCCCGCTCCGCCCACTCGGCCTGCTCCGCCTGCTCGGCCTGCAGCGGCTTCGGGTCCTGGTGTAGCAGCGAGATTGAACTGGCCCTACAACGACGATGCTGCTTGGATCTCCGCCGAGGAGGCGGCCGAGCTAGACCCCTGGGGTGACAACTCAGTAGACGCGGGTTTACCAGCGATGCCTGGACCGACGAGCGGATCCACTCGGGGCCGGTCTCGGGTGGGCGGCGCGCCTTGGAGTAATCCGGAGGAGGCTGCGGCTCTCGATACTTGGGGTGACGGGCCCGTCGGTGCGGTGATACCTCCCGGTGTACCCGCGCCGGCAGACACTTCCGGGGGTGGACTTGCGTGGGTCGACGAAGATTCTTGGGCCACGCCCGACGAGGCGGCCGACGTCGATCCCTGGGCCGACAGTGCGTGA
- a CDS encoding Nif3-like dinuclear metal center hexameric protein encodes MDATLADVLKVLDRLYDPAWAESWDAVGLVTGDPEQPVRRVLFAVDPMREVVDEAISGDFDLLVTHHPLLLKGVSSVAATTPKGRVIHDLIRSGTALHVCHTNADNANPGVSDALAAALTLTETQPLKAMPGEPMDKVVVYVPVGETQAMIDALGVAGAGRVGSYERAAWSAAGEGTFRPLEGADPAIGRVGEIERVAEDRVEMVLPRGRRRAVVEALRAAHSYEEPAFDLYEMAALPSTRGGGRVGVLAEPLSLKQFAELVAERLPRTEHGVRVSGDPERLIETVAVVGGAGDSEFDRVRAAGVDAYVTADLRHHPATEARAYDEGPALVDVAHWASEWPWLKDAERLLIAGLAEQGSTVDTHISTLCTDAWTFRL; translated from the coding sequence GTGGATGCGACGCTTGCTGATGTGCTCAAGGTTCTGGATCGGTTGTACGACCCGGCGTGGGCTGAGAGTTGGGATGCCGTCGGGCTGGTGACGGGGGATCCGGAGCAGCCGGTGCGGCGGGTGTTGTTTGCGGTGGATCCAATGCGCGAGGTGGTCGACGAGGCCATCAGCGGGGACTTCGATCTGCTGGTGACGCACCACCCGTTGCTGCTCAAAGGGGTCAGCAGTGTTGCGGCGACGACGCCCAAGGGGCGGGTGATTCACGACCTGATTCGGAGCGGTACTGCGTTGCACGTCTGCCACACCAATGCGGACAACGCGAACCCGGGAGTCAGCGACGCGTTGGCCGCGGCGCTTACGCTCACCGAGACCCAGCCGTTGAAGGCGATGCCGGGCGAGCCGATGGACAAGGTTGTCGTTTACGTGCCGGTGGGGGAGACGCAGGCGATGATCGATGCGTTGGGGGTGGCGGGCGCCGGGCGGGTCGGGTCGTACGAGCGGGCCGCGTGGAGTGCTGCTGGGGAAGGTACGTTCCGGCCGCTGGAAGGGGCCGACCCGGCGATCGGGCGGGTTGGGGAGATCGAGCGGGTGGCTGAGGATCGGGTCGAGATGGTGCTTCCGCGGGGGCGGCGACGGGCAGTCGTGGAGGCCTTGCGGGCGGCGCACTCCTACGAGGAGCCTGCGTTCGACCTGTACGAGATGGCGGCGCTTCCGAGCACGCGAGGCGGCGGGCGGGTCGGCGTACTGGCTGAGCCTCTGTCCCTCAAGCAATTCGCCGAGCTCGTCGCCGAGCGGTTGCCGCGGACGGAGCACGGCGTACGGGTGTCAGGTGATCCGGAGCGGTTGATCGAGACGGTCGCCGTGGTCGGGGGAGCCGGCGACTCGGAGTTCGACCGGGTCCGGGCGGCCGGGGTCGACGCCTACGTCACCGCCGACCTCCGGCACCACCCGGCGACCGAGGCTCGCGCGTACGACGAGGGCCCCGCGCTGGTCGATGTCGCCCACTGGGCCAGCGAATGGCCGTGGCTCAAAGACGCGGAGCGACTCCTGATCGCGGGCTTGGCAGAGCAGGGCAGTACCGTGGACACTCACATCTCGACGCTGTGTACCGATGCGTGGACCTTCAGGCTCTGA
- a CDS encoding zinc ribbon domain-containing protein, with protein MQRRLLDLQDLDLQLDQVAHKRKSLPEHAALAELATEKSGVDRELVSADTEVSDLKREQKKADSDVDQVRQRKARNQQRMDSGQVTSPRDLENLQHEIGSLDRRISDLEDAELEVMEKLEAAEVVQADLQGRADAFAGRQSELEATRDAALKELDEQRAKVGEERAKVIAELPDALVANYQKLRERNGGIGAAPLVGKRCMGCRMELAPSDLGAIKAAAADLVLHHEECGRILVRTSESTL; from the coding sequence GTGCAACGCCGGTTGCTGGATCTGCAGGACCTCGACCTGCAGCTGGATCAGGTCGCGCACAAGCGCAAGTCCTTGCCCGAGCACGCCGCGCTGGCCGAGCTGGCGACGGAGAAGTCGGGGGTCGACCGCGAACTCGTCAGCGCCGACACCGAGGTCAGCGACCTCAAGCGCGAGCAGAAGAAGGCCGACAGCGATGTCGACCAGGTCCGCCAGCGCAAGGCCCGCAACCAGCAGCGGATGGATTCCGGTCAGGTCACCTCGCCGCGCGACCTGGAGAACCTGCAGCACGAGATCGGCTCGCTCGACCGCCGGATCTCCGACCTGGAGGACGCCGAGCTCGAGGTGATGGAGAAGCTGGAGGCCGCTGAGGTGGTCCAGGCCGACCTGCAGGGCCGCGCGGACGCGTTCGCCGGCCGGCAGTCCGAGCTGGAGGCGACCCGCGACGCCGCGCTGAAGGAGCTCGACGAGCAGCGCGCGAAGGTCGGCGAGGAGCGCGCCAAGGTGATCGCCGAGCTGCCGGACGCGCTGGTCGCGAACTACCAGAAGCTGCGCGAGCGCAACGGCGGCATCGGCGCCGCGCCGCTGGTCGGCAAGCGCTGCATGGGCTGCCGGATGGAGCTGGCGCCCTCGGACCTGGGCGCGATCAAGGCCGCCGCGGCCGATCTCGTCCTGCACCACGAGGAGTGTGGCCGGATCCTGGTACGGACCTCGGAGAGCACCCTGTGA